Below is a genomic region from Kribbella qitaiheensis.
TGAAAACAAGGGTCTTTCGGTTCGGAAACTGTCGGTGGATGGGTCTAGGGTTTGGGGTATGGACCTCCTGGCGGATGCGCGGCCCGCGTACACGATGAGCGGCGAAGAAGCAGTCGCCGCTCTCGATGTCGCGCATGCCGAGATCGCGCGGCTGGAGACCTACCGGCTGAAAGTCACCGCCCGCCTGGACGAGACCGGCTACACCAAAGAAGCCGCCGGCCAAGACACCGCCAGGTTCTTGTCCACGAGGTACCGCCGCAACCTGTACGCCACCCGCCAGGACCTCACCCTGGCCAAAGCCCTCCCGAAGTATCCAGCCGTCACCACAGCCCTCCCCGACCCGTATACACCGGCCGACCACGAGGCCACCATCCACTCCGCCGACGCCGCGAGCATTACCGGCACCGACGCCACCGACGCCACCGACGCCAGCGGCAATGGCGGTAGTGCCGGTGCTGGTGGAGACAACGAGGAAGCCCTTCCGGTGCTGCTGCATCCGGAGCAGGCCGAAGCGATCGTGTCCGCGCTTGAAGCCGTCCCGGCAGCTGCGATGGTCTCGGTGGAGACTCTGCGGGTCGCCGAAGAACAGATGGTCGAAGCCGCCCGGCACCTGGCGCCGGCTGACCTGAAGAAGTTCGGCCAGCGGATCCGGGAGATCCTCGACACCGACGGCCCCGAACCCGCCGAAGGAGCCGCTGAGCGGCGCGAATCCCTCCGCCTCACCAACGCCGACCACGGCGTCAAATTCTCCGGCTACCTCGCCAACGCCAACGCCGAACTCCTCAAGACCCTCATCGAAGCCGCCGCGAAACCCCGCAAAATGGACGGCGAACTCGACTGCCGCTCCCGTGACAAACGCCAAGCAGACGCCCTCACCCAGGTCCTCACCATCGCCGCCGGCACCGGCGACCTCCCCAGCCACGGCGGCGTCAAGCCCCACGTCACCGTCACCATCGACTACACCGACCTGAAAACGATGGGCCGCGACGCCACCGGCAACCTCCAATTCGGCGACAACCTCTCCGCCGCCGCGGTCCGCTGCCTCGCCTGCGATGCCGGCATCATCCCCATCGTCCTCGGCTCCAACTCCGAACCCCTCGACGTAGGCCGCGAAGAACGCTTCGTCACCAAGGCAATCCGGCGGGCCTTGAACAAACGCGACAAGGGTTGCGTCGTCTGCGGACTACCCCCGCGCTACTGCCACGCCCACCACATCGTCCACTGGATCGACGGCGGCCCTACCTCGCTGGACAACCTGGCGTTGTTCTGTGGCACCGACCACAAAGGTGTGCACGCTGGCCACTACACCGTCACCATCACCAACGGCAAAGTCCACGTCACCCGCCCCACCTGGGCCGCCGCACCTCGCCTGACCAAACCACTCGGCAGACCGTCGACACCACAAGGCCACCCCTACAAGAACGCGCCCACCCCGGACGGGCTCGCCAATCCAAGCGGGCGTGCTGCCCCGCGCGCGAACACTGATCTGGACACGAACGTCGAGCTGGACGCGGACGTTGATGTTGGCGCGCTTACCGGCCCGGGCACATTCGCCGCCCGGAGCGGGCAAGCCACCATGGTCGCGAACTCAGATCTGGACGCGCACACCGCCTCTGGCGGACACGACGGCGTCGCAGCGACCACCTGCGAAGACGACTCCTGCAATCACAGCCACACCCCGGGTGCCGAAGCCGAGACCAGTTCATTCACCGGAACCGACAACGACCCGTTCTGGGGGCAAGGCCGCTCCAATCGGACCCATCGCCCGGTCCGCGTCTTCTCGCTGGTCAATGACCCACCACCACTAGCCGCGCAACGCCCTGCCGACTTCGACCCCTGGGCCCCAGAAACACTCGACACCGGATAGCCGCCCCGCGATGGTTGGCGCCGCCGGGTAGGTCGCACGCTGCGAGTCTGGCGGCATCAGCTTTCTGGGTGCAGTTGGCCTGCTCACTCGATCCACCAGTTCGGCTGAACCGCGGATGGCTGAGACTGGAGCGACGTGCGACGTGCGACGTGCGAGCTGGAGGATGCATGCGGGAACTGGTGGTCCGGAACTGTTCTGTCCTGGTGGTCCCGGAGGTGGGGGAGTGCCGCGTTGACGAAGCGCAGGACATCCACATCCGGGACGGCGCGATCACTGCGATCACCGCCACCGGCGCGCAGCCCGACGGCCTGTTGGATTCCGCTGACGCTCGGTCGGCGGATGATGTCGAGGTGCTCGATGCGACCGGTCTGCTCGCCGTGCCGGGGCTGACCAACTCGCATACGCATAGTCCGATGGTGATGATGCGGGGCGCGGCCGAGGATATGTCGATCGACGACTGGTTCAACCGCAAGATCTGGCCCATGGAGGTTAACCTCACCCCTGAGCGCGTGAAGGTCGGTGCGCGTCTCGCCTGTGCCGAAATGCTGCTTGCGGGGGTCACCACTTTCGTCGACCACTACTCCCACGCCGACCAGATTGCCGAAGCGGCCCTGGAATCCGGCATCCGCGCGGACCTGGCGCCCACCTTTTTCTCTTCCACCGGCACAGAGGGACGAGACGCCGCGTTCGCCGCAGCCCGCGAGATCCGCACCCTAGGTCTATCGGTCGCGAACGGCCGCCCTCCGCGCATCACGGCCAGCCTCGGCCCGCACGCGCCGTACACGGTTACCGACGAAGACCTACGCCGTACTGCGGAAGTCGCGCGAGCCGAAGGATTCCGGATGCACCTGCACGCAGCCGAAACCGAGGATCAAACTCAATCGTCGATCGACCGCCTCGGCGTCACTCCGATCGAGGTGCTCGCGCGAACTGGCGTACTCGGAGCCGGCACCCTCATCGCCCACGGCTGCGGCATCCGCGACTCGGACCTGCCACTGATGGAACCCTTCGCCGACCGTACGGCGATCGCCTGCTGCCCCAAGGTCTACCTCAAGCTCGCGATGGGCTCGACCACTCCCATCAAGTCCCTCCAGTCGATCGGCATCCCCATCGGCATCGGCACGGACGGAGCCGCCGTCCACAACACCCTCGACGTCTGGGAGTCCCTCCGCCTCGTCGCCCTCACCCAGAAACAACGCGAACAGGAAGCCGAGTGGATGACCGTCTCGGACACCCTCCGCCTAGCCACCCGTGGCGGTGCCACCGCAGCCGGCCTCACCCACCTGACCGGCGCCATCGAACCAGGCCGCCGCGCCGACATCGCCCTGCTCGACCTCGCCGCTCCCCATCACCAGCCGATCCACGATCCCCGCGCGAGCCTCGTCTACTCCACCCGCGCCAGCGACGTAGTCCACGTCCTCGTAGACGGCGACGTGGTAGTCCGCAACCGAACCCTCACCACCGTCAACCTCCCCGACATCATCGAAGACGCCCGATCCCTCGCCCACACCCTCGTAGACCTCTCCGCCAACTCCACCATCCAGACCTACGCCCCGTGAACCCCCAGCACCTCGGTCCCGCGAACCCCCCAGCACCTCGGTCCCGCGAACCCCCCAGCACCTCGGTCCCGTGAACCCCCAGCACCTCGGTCCCGTGAACCCCCAGCACCTCGGTCCCGTGAACCCCCAGCACCTCGGTCCCGCGAACCCCCCAGCACCTCGGTCCCGTGAACCCCCAGCACCTCGGTCCCGCGAAACCCCCAATGCCTCGGCCCCGCAGGACCTCACCCTCGGACCCACGACGTACTAGGCCTGAGTCGGCGAGTCGCCTTCGCAGAACTTCCGCACTGCTTGGAGTTCGTCCTCGATAATCTTCAGTTGATCGGCGACGGCCGTTTCGGGGGTGCCGGCAGGAAAGAAGATCGTGAACTGGTACTCGCTGCCGTCCCCGTTCGGCAGCACCCGAGTGAACCCGCCGACCCGGTGGTCCTGCGCGCGAAGAATGTCGACCGTCCCGTGCTCCCGCGAACCACGCACGATGAGCCTCAGTTGATCGGTGCCGTTGTCCACCACCCACTCATCACCACTGGGCTCGATGGTGGGCGCGAACCCAGGTGCCCAGCGAGGCAGGTTCCGCGCATCAGCGACGAAGTCGAACACCTCGGACGGCGTTGCAGCAATGGAGATCGTCCGCGTCTCGGCGCGGCCCGCAATAGTAAGCATATGTAGATCATATGCTAATGCGTACGATATGCTACTGTTTACCATGACCGAGTGGAACGCGAAGACTTCGGAGCCCTGCTAGCTCAGGTGATGCGCCGCGTCATGGACGCCGAGCGCCCCATCCTCACCGCCCACGGCCTCTCCATGTGGGCTTACAGCGTTCTCTCGCGCCTGGCAGACCGCCCGATGGAAACGCAACAGGCTCTGGCAAAGTCCATCGGCTAC
It encodes:
- a CDS encoding HNH endonuclease signature motif containing protein, encoding MDLLADARPAYTMSGEEAVAALDVAHAEIARLETYRLKVTARLDETGYTKEAAGQDTARFLSTRYRRNLYATRQDLTLAKALPKYPAVTTALPDPYTPADHEATIHSADAASITGTDATDATDASGNGGSAGAGGDNEEALPVLLHPEQAEAIVSALEAVPAAAMVSVETLRVAEEQMVEAARHLAPADLKKFGQRIREILDTDGPEPAEGAAERRESLRLTNADHGVKFSGYLANANAELLKTLIEAAAKPRKMDGELDCRSRDKRQADALTQVLTIAAGTGDLPSHGGVKPHVTVTIDYTDLKTMGRDATGNLQFGDNLSAAAVRCLACDAGIIPIVLGSNSEPLDVGREERFVTKAIRRALNKRDKGCVVCGLPPRYCHAHHIVHWIDGGPTSLDNLALFCGTDHKGVHAGHYTVTITNGKVHVTRPTWAAAPRLTKPLGRPSTPQGHPYKNAPTPDGLANPSGRAAPRANTDLDTNVELDADVDVGALTGPGTFAARSGQATMVANSDLDAHTASGGHDGVAATTCEDDSCNHSHTPGAEAETSSFTGTDNDPFWGQGRSNRTHRPVRVFSLVNDPPPLAAQRPADFDPWAPETLDTG
- a CDS encoding amidohydrolase: MRELVVRNCSVLVVPEVGECRVDEAQDIHIRDGAITAITATGAQPDGLLDSADARSADDVEVLDATGLLAVPGLTNSHTHSPMVMMRGAAEDMSIDDWFNRKIWPMEVNLTPERVKVGARLACAEMLLAGVTTFVDHYSHADQIAEAALESGIRADLAPTFFSSTGTEGRDAAFAAAREIRTLGLSVANGRPPRITASLGPHAPYTVTDEDLRRTAEVARAEGFRMHLHAAETEDQTQSSIDRLGVTPIEVLARTGVLGAGTLIAHGCGIRDSDLPLMEPFADRTAIACCPKVYLKLAMGSTTPIKSLQSIGIPIGIGTDGAAVHNTLDVWESLRLVALTQKQREQEAEWMTVSDTLRLATRGGATAAGLTHLTGAIEPGRRADIALLDLAAPHHQPIHDPRASLVYSTRASDVVHVLVDGDVVVRNRTLTTVNLPDIIEDARSLAHTLVDLSANSTIQTYAP
- a CDS encoding SRPBCC family protein, with translation MLTIAGRAETRTISIAATPSEVFDFVADARNLPRWAPGFAPTIEPSGDEWVVDNGTDQLRLIVRGSREHGTVDILRAQDHRVGGFTRVLPNGDGSEYQFTIFFPAGTPETAVADQLKIIEDELQAVRKFCEGDSPTQA